From the Exiguobacterium aurantiacum genome, one window contains:
- a CDS encoding response regulator transcription factor encodes MANKTKILVVDDEERIRRLLKMYLEREQYVIVEATNGEEALQLALEHNFDVILLDLMMPKMDGVEVCTELRKSKATPVIMLTAKGEEVDRVQGFEVGADDYIVKPFSPREVVLRVKALLRRSGSTKYLRTAEKSKDLIVFPHLTIDNDAHRVTVDGEEIALTPKEYELLFFLAKQVDKVFSREQLLKEVWNYEFFGDLRTVDTHVKRLREKLNRVSPEAAHMITTVWGVGYKFEVVSE; translated from the coding sequence ATGGCTAATAAAACAAAAATTTTAGTGGTCGACGACGAGGAAAGAATTCGCCGCCTGTTAAAAATGTATTTGGAGCGGGAACAGTATGTGATCGTCGAAGCGACGAACGGGGAAGAGGCGCTTCAACTCGCCCTTGAGCATAACTTTGATGTCATCCTGCTTGATTTGATGATGCCGAAAATGGACGGGGTCGAAGTATGTACCGAGCTTCGGAAATCGAAGGCGACACCGGTCATCATGTTAACGGCCAAAGGCGAAGAAGTCGATCGTGTCCAAGGGTTCGAGGTCGGGGCGGACGATTACATCGTCAAACCGTTCAGTCCGCGCGAGGTCGTCTTGCGCGTCAAAGCGCTCCTCCGCCGGTCGGGCTCGACGAAATATTTGCGTACGGCCGAAAAATCAAAAGATTTGATCGTCTTCCCGCATTTGACGATTGACAACGATGCGCACCGCGTCACGGTCGATGGGGAAGAAATCGCGCTCACGCCGAAAGAGTATGAGTTGCTGTTCTTCTTGGCCAAGCAAGTCGACAAAGTGTTCTCGCGGGAGCAACTGTTGAAAGAAGTATGGAACTATGAATTCTTTGGAGACCTTCGAACGGTCGACACGCACGTGAAACGACTCCGGGAGAAGTTGAACCGGGTCTCTCCAGAAGCCGCGCACATGATCACGACGGTATGGGGTGTCGGGTACAAGTTCGAAGTCGTCAGTGAGTGA
- the ccsB gene encoding c-type cytochrome biogenesis protein CcsB — protein MEWIQWSSRLLFIAFILYAVATVLFTIAVSGMRKGQNVNRIAYGKYAFILAVIGFIAQMTYFILRWIGVGYAPVSNLYEYTTFFGMMMVLGFLVVYGIYKNDVLGLFAMPVALLVIAFASMFSSEVAPLIPALNSVWLKIHVTTAALGQGILAISFASGLIFLLNETSMREQSKSRTWLEITMFVLMCTLGFILVSMLFKAIGTGGVVEFTNDRGTQESYEYFMPMLFVPEGAQLVSGASGLSLELPTFINTLKLNTLIWSVIAGVVIYVVLRFVILRKRIAEALQPLAKKVDLDLADEISYRSVAIGLPVFILGGLIFAMIWAQIAWNRFWGWDPKEVWALITMLIYIYYLHMRIQRGWTGTKAAWLCVGGFAVIMFNLVFVNLVIAGLHSYA, from the coding sequence ATGGAGTGGATTCAGTGGAGCAGTCGTTTGCTCTTCATCGCGTTCATCCTGTACGCTGTCGCGACCGTGTTGTTCACGATTGCGGTCAGCGGGATGCGCAAAGGTCAAAACGTCAACCGCATCGCCTACGGCAAATATGCGTTCATCTTGGCGGTCATCGGCTTCATCGCCCAAATGACATATTTTATTTTACGTTGGATCGGGGTCGGCTATGCGCCGGTCTCGAACCTATATGAATACACGACGTTCTTCGGCATGATGATGGTGCTCGGATTCCTCGTCGTGTACGGCATATATAAAAATGATGTGCTCGGCTTGTTCGCCATGCCGGTGGCGCTTCTCGTCATCGCTTTCGCCTCGATGTTCTCGAGCGAAGTGGCACCGCTCATCCCGGCGCTGAACAGCGTCTGGTTGAAAATCCACGTCACGACGGCCGCACTCGGTCAAGGAATTCTCGCCATCAGCTTCGCGTCAGGCCTTATCTTCTTATTGAACGAGACGTCGATGCGGGAACAGTCGAAGTCACGGACATGGCTTGAAATCACGATGTTCGTCCTCATGTGCACACTCGGTTTCATTCTCGTCTCGATGCTCTTCAAGGCGATCGGGACCGGTGGCGTCGTTGAGTTCACGAACGACCGCGGGACACAAGAGTCGTATGAGTACTTTATGCCGATGTTGTTCGTACCGGAAGGGGCTCAGCTCGTTTCTGGTGCGAGCGGACTGTCACTCGAGTTGCCGACGTTCATCAACACGTTGAAATTGAACACGCTCATCTGGTCGGTCATCGCCGGCGTCGTGATTTATGTGGTGCTCCGTTTCGTCATCTTACGGAAACGGATCGCCGAGGCGCTCCAACCGCTCGCGAAGAAGGTCGACCTTGACCTCGCTGATGAGATCAGTTACCGTTCGGTCGCGATCGGCTTGCCGGTGTTCATTCTCGGCGGACTCATCTTCGCGATGATTTGGGCTCAAATCGCCTGGAACCGTTTCTGGGGCTGGGACCCGAAAGAAGTGTGGGCGCTCATCACGATGCTCATCTATATCTACTATCTGCATATGCGCATCCAGCGCGGTTGGACGGGAACGAAAGCAGCTTGGTTATGTGTCGGCGGCTTCGCCGTCATCATGTTCAACCTGGTGTTCGTCAACCTCGTCATCGCCGGTTTGCACTCGTACGCGTAA
- a CDS encoding sensor histidine kinase: protein MIRRNSIVTKLWLTILVLVSLILFIVSVLMLEFFNSFHIDQERGHLAKLGGQVQSVLLQEGDASRTVDQIIEVYGANYILENGTVRSNFGTEVDELMTELGRQDWETYQAVGETAIGNFSSFDDQAALAYRTTFSLETGEYTLYLIEPLDAISSANEGARTIIFWTVASAIIVTTVFAFFLSTRITAPLREMRDAVNKTGEGQFDLRLVQKSNDEIGELAGSFNAMSSQLSTYVNALDRERLQLASILRSMADGVITLDRHANVIVTNPQARPLLIDEQPHEVVLSLYEDVVAGAPEKTIEVKQDDHYYTLTVTPLLGEDDFEGAVVVIRDTTESHRLDKMRTDFVANVSHELRTPLVTLQGYSEAIIDGMTESDDATKEFASIIYDESLRLARLVNDLLDLARIESGKETMQFTTFDLGEFLPRVMRKFNQMANEKGIELATEAPRHAIEADGDRLEQVFTNLIGNAIAHTESGSIRLEASEDAAGFVIRLSDTGSGIPKEDLPFVFERFYKADKARTSGGKAGTGIGLAIVKNVIDAHHGTVDVSSALGEGTTFTIRLPYTQPPT from the coding sequence ATGATTCGCCGGAATAGCATCGTCACGAAACTATGGTTGACGATTCTCGTATTGGTCAGTCTCATCTTGTTCATCGTCTCTGTGTTGATGCTCGAGTTTTTTAACTCGTTCCATATCGACCAGGAGCGGGGGCACTTGGCCAAGCTTGGCGGGCAAGTCCAGTCGGTGTTGCTTCAAGAAGGCGATGCGTCACGGACGGTCGACCAAATCATTGAAGTGTATGGTGCCAACTATATATTAGAGAACGGGACGGTCCGTTCGAACTTTGGAACGGAAGTCGACGAGCTCATGACCGAGCTCGGCCGTCAGGACTGGGAGACGTATCAGGCGGTCGGTGAGACGGCGATTGGAAACTTCTCGTCGTTTGACGATCAGGCGGCACTCGCGTACCGGACGACGTTCTCACTCGAGACGGGCGAATATACGCTCTATTTGATTGAACCGCTCGACGCGATCTCGAGCGCGAACGAAGGGGCCCGGACGATCATCTTTTGGACGGTCGCCTCGGCCATCATCGTCACGACCGTGTTTGCCTTCTTCTTATCGACCCGTATCACGGCACCTCTACGCGAGATGCGCGACGCCGTCAACAAGACGGGAGAAGGTCAGTTCGACCTGCGTCTCGTACAGAAGTCGAACGATGAGATTGGGGAGTTGGCCGGTTCGTTCAACGCGATGAGTAGCCAGCTGTCGACGTACGTGAATGCGCTCGATCGGGAACGGCTCCAACTCGCCTCGATCTTACGGTCGATGGCCGATGGGGTCATCACGCTCGATCGTCATGCGAACGTCATTGTGACGAACCCGCAAGCCCGGCCGCTCTTGATCGACGAGCAACCACATGAAGTCGTGCTGTCACTCTATGAGGACGTCGTCGCCGGTGCACCGGAGAAGACGATTGAAGTGAAACAAGACGATCATTATTATACGTTGACGGTGACCCCGCTTCTCGGCGAGGACGATTTTGAAGGCGCGGTCGTCGTCATCCGTGACACGACCGAGAGCCATCGACTCGACAAGATGCGAACCGATTTCGTTGCCAACGTCAGCCATGAGTTGCGCACACCGCTCGTGACGCTCCAAGGGTATTCCGAGGCGATCATCGACGGCATGACCGAGAGTGACGACGCGACGAAAGAATTTGCGTCCATCATCTACGATGAGTCGCTCCGCTTGGCCCGTCTCGTCAACGACTTACTCGACTTGGCACGAATCGAATCAGGGAAAGAGACGATGCAGTTCACGACGTTTGACCTTGGTGAATTTCTTCCGCGAGTCATGCGCAAGTTCAACCAGATGGCGAACGAGAAAGGCATCGAGCTTGCGACAGAGGCTCCGCGTCATGCCATCGAGGCAGACGGGGACCGCTTGGAGCAAGTGTTCACCAACTTGATTGGCAATGCCATCGCCCATACCGAGTCGGGATCGATTCGGCTCGAGGCGAGCGAGGATGCGGCCGGCTTCGTGATTCGCTTGTCGGACACGGGCAGCGGCATCCCGAAAGAAGATTTACCGTTCGTATTCGAACGATTCTATAAAGCGGATAAAGCTCGAACGAGCGGCGGCAAGGCGGGCACCGGGATTGGTCTCGCCATCGTCAAAAACGTCATCGATGCCCATCACGGAACGGTCGATGTCTCGAGCGCGCTCGGGGAAGGGACGACGTTCACGATTCGTCTCCCATACACGCAACCGCCCACATAA
- a CDS encoding cob(I)yrinic acid a,c-diamide adenosyltransferase, with translation MKLYTRGGDKGETSLIGGRVLKVHPHIQAMGLLDELNSQIGLALAHQTDETLRTQLTRIQHDLFDLGSELMYKQDPPQQVNMKIVTELETWIDELEVKCPELVRFILPGGSVGAASLHVARTVCRRVERELVNVDAAVRQLPYYNRLSDYLFTAARYANVVAGVPDQEYARGADVFKTKKKKE, from the coding sequence ATGAAGCTGTACACACGAGGCGGGGACAAAGGCGAGACGTCGCTCATCGGCGGTCGCGTCTTAAAAGTCCATCCGCATATCCAGGCGATGGGGCTGTTAGATGAATTGAACAGCCAAATCGGGCTCGCGCTCGCTCATCAGACGGACGAGACACTCCGGACCCAGTTGACGCGAATCCAACACGACTTATTCGACCTCGGCTCGGAGCTGATGTATAAACAAGACCCACCGCAACAAGTCAATATGAAGATCGTCACCGAGCTCGAGACGTGGATCGACGAACTCGAGGTGAAATGCCCCGAGCTCGTCCGCTTCATCTTGCCTGGTGGCAGTGTCGGTGCGGCGAGCCTGCACGTGGCACGGACCGTCTGTCGCCGTGTCGAACGGGAACTCGTCAATGTCGATGCGGCCGTCCGTCAGCTCCCGTACTATAACCGGTTGAGTGATTATTTGTTCACTGCGGCCCGTTACGCCAACGTCGTGGCCGGCGTGCCCGACCAAGAATACGCCCGTGGTGCGGACGTGTTCAAAACGAAAAAGAAAAAGGAGTAG
- a CDS encoding redoxin domain-containing protein: protein MTKETKSGDRMNQAMAHKKKRSFWRLMIMTMVLFAGAVVIMQLIEQAGNDGRVEAGDDAPNFKLVSLDGTTMVERETYDGKGLLLNFWGTFCEPCEKEMPVVQDNYAALQDMGVDFWAVNVGETPLRVDNFVNDLGVKLDYPILMDTRSEVEKAYGIYNLPVTFVIDADGKVIEKYEGELTKEKLMELAEKSL, encoded by the coding sequence ATGACGAAAGAAACAAAGTCGGGTGATCGCATGAATCAAGCGATGGCCCATAAGAAAAAACGGTCATTTTGGCGTCTCATGATCATGACGATGGTCCTGTTCGCAGGAGCGGTCGTCATCATGCAATTGATTGAACAAGCCGGCAATGACGGACGGGTCGAGGCCGGTGACGATGCGCCGAACTTCAAGCTCGTCAGTCTTGACGGGACGACGATGGTCGAGCGCGAGACATACGACGGCAAAGGACTTCTCCTCAACTTCTGGGGCACGTTCTGTGAACCGTGCGAGAAAGAGATGCCGGTCGTCCAGGACAACTATGCGGCCCTTCAAGACATGGGCGTCGATTTTTGGGCGGTCAACGTCGGGGAGACACCGCTTCGAGTCGACAACTTCGTAAACGACCTCGGCGTCAAACTCGATTATCCAATTTTGATGGACACGCGCAGTGAAGTCGAGAAAGCGTACGGGATTTACAACTTGCCGGTCACGTTTGTCATCGATGCCGACGGCAAGGTAATTGAAAAGTATGAAGGTGAACTCACGAAAGAGAAACTGATGGAGTTGGCCGAGAAGTCATTGTAA
- the resB gene encoding cytochrome c biogenesis protein ResB has product MLDMKYDGADLRSKRRPRSWIDRVWSFFASVKVGLWLIGLIIVGSAVGTIFPQEMYIPQQLPASQYYTDEYGTPGTIYYTLGFHNLYTSWWYITLIVMLTLSLIVVSIDRFFPLYKALKYQPVRRTDRFMRGQRLIGEGKGSDEQIDAFGEALKAKRYHVKRDGDALLAEKYRFGRWGPYVNHIGLVIFFIGAMLRVFPAFHTDTLEWVREGDTVPLEATDDEYYLRNDQFILEMYDPENNAEDAKFAEAIEKAGAVPKNYETELTLFKKTGTNEDGSPQLEEVDTGSTKVNHPFKFENYEVYQEQYSSRPEFLSMSFNVADKETGDVYGPFTVDLTNPETTYDLDGITVKLNDLYPDFEVKDGQPNTKSPRALNPAFFMAIDNPDGTTESNLIGIRLNVADEDNRYVIQFAGTEMASTSGLRVKSDSTYPILIVGGIIFMVGIVMGMYWPHRRIWIRRHDETDVLVAGFTNKNPSSLNREITPLLEKHGLPIWEDQARFDKKTDDNSTNERGES; this is encoded by the coding sequence ATGCTAGATATGAAATATGACGGCGCCGATTTACGATCCAAGCGTCGTCCACGGTCATGGATTGATCGGGTGTGGAGTTTTTTTGCATCGGTCAAGGTCGGTCTCTGGCTCATCGGACTCATCATCGTCGGGTCGGCGGTCGGAACGATTTTTCCGCAAGAAATGTATATTCCGCAACAATTGCCGGCGAGCCAGTATTACACGGACGAGTATGGGACACCAGGAACGATTTATTACACGTTAGGATTCCATAACCTCTATACGTCGTGGTGGTACATCACGTTGATCGTCATGCTGACGTTATCGCTCATCGTCGTATCGATCGATCGATTCTTCCCGCTTTATAAAGCATTAAAATACCAACCGGTCCGACGTACCGACCGCTTCATGCGCGGCCAACGTCTGATTGGAGAGGGGAAAGGGTCGGACGAACAAATCGATGCGTTCGGAGAGGCCTTAAAAGCGAAGCGCTATCATGTGAAGCGTGACGGTGATGCCTTGCTCGCTGAGAAATACCGTTTCGGTCGTTGGGGCCCATACGTCAACCACATCGGGCTCGTCATCTTCTTTATCGGGGCGATGCTACGCGTTTTCCCGGCATTCCATACGGACACGCTTGAATGGGTGCGCGAGGGCGATACGGTTCCGCTTGAGGCGACGGATGATGAGTATTATCTTCGTAACGATCAATTCATCTTAGAGATGTATGATCCGGAAAATAATGCCGAAGATGCGAAATTCGCCGAGGCGATCGAGAAGGCGGGCGCCGTCCCGAAAAACTATGAGACGGAATTGACGCTGTTCAAGAAGACCGGGACGAACGAGGACGGATCGCCGCAACTCGAGGAAGTCGATACCGGTTCGACGAAAGTGAACCATCCGTTCAAGTTTGAGAACTATGAAGTGTATCAAGAACAGTATTCGAGTCGACCTGAGTTTTTGTCGATGTCGTTCAACGTCGCTGATAAAGAGACAGGCGATGTGTATGGACCGTTCACGGTCGATTTGACGAATCCGGAGACGACGTATGACCTCGATGGCATCACGGTCAAACTGAACGACCTGTATCCGGACTTCGAGGTCAAGGACGGGCAGCCGAACACGAAATCGCCAAGAGCCCTCAACCCGGCGTTCTTCATGGCGATCGACAATCCGGATGGCACGACCGAATCCAATCTGATTGGCATTCGCTTGAACGTCGCCGACGAGGATAACCGCTACGTGATCCAATTCGCCGGGACGGAGATGGCGAGCACGAGCGGTCTGCGCGTCAAGAGTGACTCGACGTATCCGATTTTGATCGTCGGTGGAATCATCTTCATGGTCGGGATTGTCATGGGCATGTATTGGCCGCACCGTCGCATCTGGATTCGCCGTCATGACGAAACGGACGTGCTCGTTGCCGGTTTCACGAACAAGAACCCGTCCTCGCTCAACCGCGAAATCACACCGCTCCTAGAGAAACATGGATTGCCGATCTGGGAAGATCAGGCACGGTTCGATAAAAAGACGGACGACAACTCAACCAATGAAAGAGGGGAATCATAA